From the Montipora capricornis isolate CH-2021 chromosome 2, ASM3666992v2, whole genome shotgun sequence genome, one window contains:
- the LOC138037712 gene encoding uncharacterized protein produces MSKFAAVIVFMACFCSGTCKRVSFDNGNFNASWTYNRVTDQLYFEVVVKARGWVAFGFTSTPKGMRNYDVIIGGQTEEGKSYLNDFITFDYGIPRLDTKQSYILDRATELNGITSLRYHRPRNTSDTQDFQFNDTTRAVLVWAYQGADDASNPNMFSMHTRRDHSAESFLILSMDSEPSIQSTTAISSELTRDSTEESKISYSQPTKARTDEVIGKAKGKSSGVRWAANFVKIYAVTSLCLLRHLGH; encoded by the exons ATGAGCAAGTTTGCAGCGGTAATAGTTTTTATGGCCTGTTTTTGCAGTGGTACATGCAAGAGAGTTTCTTTCGACAATGGAAATTTTAATGCATCGTGGACATATAATCGAGTCACCGATCAGTTGTATTTTGAGGTTGTTGTAAAGGCGCGAGGGTGGGTCGCTTTCGGCTTCACTTCCACACCAAAGGGAATGCGTAACTATGACGTGATCATTGGTGGACAAACGGAAGAAGGAAAGAGTTATTTAAAC GATTTTATCACTTTCGATTACGGAATACCACGTTTGGACACAAAACAAAGTTACATACTGGACAGAGCAACAGAATTGAATGGCATTACCTCACTTCGCTACCATCGTCCTAGAAATACAAGCGACACGCAGGATTTCCAGTTTAAT gataCAACCAGGGCTGTACTTGTGTGGGCCTATCAGGGCGCTGATGACGCCAGTAACCCGAATATGTTTAGTATGCACACGCGTAGAGACCACAGTGCGGAATCATTTCTTATACTTTCCATGGACTCTGAGCCTTCGATTCAATCGACAACGGCCATCTCTAGCGAGCTGACACGTGACTCTACTGAAGAATCAAAAATCTCCTACAGTCAGCCGACAAAAGCCAGAACCGATGAAGTGATTggaaaagcaaaaggaaaatcGTCCGGAGTTAGATGGGCTGCCAATTTTGTCAAGATCTATGCTGTTACAAGTTTATGCCTACTCAGGCATCTAGGACATTAG
- the LOC138038461 gene encoding trace amine-associated receptor 7g-like: MNESHNLSCFFLPINWDYTKDSEVIVTNVFACVLNSMFSVLTFCVNFLVLYAIRKSPCLNSPSFILLCCLALSDLLVGAFCQPFYVGYKIAELIKNFTAYCPLKMISFISGWISSSVSFLTLALISIDRLLVLTLHLRYNAFVTVSRVTRAVVVVWITCICAVFSRFWIHSYWIAFPFMTFLLTYLVTALCTLRIFHIARRHQRQIHDQTTAARSLQSDNVNILRCKKSAVTVLYVYALFLIFYLPLFVTMIVHTFIGYTREVKIAYNCVTTVIFINSFLNPLVYCWRIREIRRAMKRILQKTLSER, from the coding sequence ATGAACGAAAGCCACAATTTAAGCTGCTTTTTCCTGCCAATTAACTGGGACTACACGAAGGATTCGGAAGTCATCGTTACAAATGTGTTTGCATGTGTTCTAAACTCCATGTTTTCCGTGTTAACGTTTTGcgttaattttcttgttctttacGCGATACGCAAATCTCCATGTCTCAATTCACCTTCTTTCATCTTGTTGTGTTGCCTGGCGCTTTCGGATCTGCTTGTTGGAGCCTTCTGCCAGCCTTTTTACGTTGGGTACAAAATAGCTGAGCTCATCAAAAATTTCACTGCGTACTGCCCCTTGAAAATGATTAGTTTTATTTCAGGCTGGATAAGTTCAAGTGTCTCTTTTCTTACTTTGGCCTTGATATCTATCGACCGCCTTCTTGTATTGACTCTTCATTTACGTTACAACGCGTTCGTGACAGTATCTCGGGTCACCCGAGCCGTTGTCGTTGTCTGGATTACCTGCATATGTGCTGTCTTTTCAAGGTTTTGGATTCACTCTTATTGGATTGCTTTTCCGTTCATGACATTTCTCCTCACCTATCTCGTGACGGCGCTGTGTACCCTGAGAATTTTTCACATCGCTCGCAGACACCAGCGTCAAATCCACGATCAAACCACGGCCGCGAGAAGTCTGCAGAGTGACAATGTCAACATTCTTAGATGCAAAAAGTCGGCTGTAACCGTTCTCTATGTTTATGCACTCTTCTTAATTTTCTATCTGCCACTTTTTGTGACGATGATTGTTCATACTTTTATCGGATATACAAGGGAAGTCAAGATTGCCTACAACTGCGTAACAACGGTGATTTTCATCAACTCCTTCCTGAATCCACTCGTGTACTGTTGGCGAATAAGAGAGATACGGCGAGCTATGAAAAGAATCCTGCAGAAAACGTTGAGCGAGCGCTAG